One Fuerstiella marisgermanici DNA window includes the following coding sequences:
- a CDS encoding ABC transporter permease — MFAGPIFAREALTAPRRLRHYLLRSGYVAFLLVLMYTIRQATIGFQDTKFSGDIATYGNFVFGVLALLQLTLGMFFATLFTAANIAQEKDRRTLILLLMTDMRSRELAYGKLLASWLIVGVLVAASVPVFCALRLLGGVTWSQVFWAEAIIVSTTLAAGAWGCFVAFWREKTFQTLAISVIGVVLFVAVAEGLVVLLGAESAIGAWAAYASPYRALFAVLNPLSATTNGIARVSAVESVCVLLALAAGLSLYTVARLRVWNPSQSLRQSAMEQPALDQSATVAEGTTAAAASTPSVEAVPQRKTHRAVWDNPVTWKEIVTRGYGRKVVVIKLAYVLLAGLIGYGILSSSVDRDALVLGMVSPGAAAFLAIGVISLLLINAQAVTSISTERDSNTLDILLATDISAKEFMTGKILGALWNAREMIIVPIALIVWMLVTGRSSLLSVENLIYIVVAYSVLSLFSVMLGLHAGLTYENSRSAIGNSLGTMFFLFVGIFIFMLLLVEARSSFAIQMQSFIVFIGLGSIGLYSSLTHKNPSSALTIAAMMLPFLTFYAITDFLLGGTLGVCFWICVAYGFAAIAMLIPSISDFDVALGRTTHDAG, encoded by the coding sequence GTGTTTGCGGGTCCGATTTTTGCCAGAGAGGCCCTCACGGCTCCTCGAAGACTGCGGCACTATCTGCTGCGGTCAGGTTACGTGGCGTTCTTGCTGGTCTTGATGTACACCATCCGTCAGGCCACGATCGGCTTTCAGGACACCAAGTTTTCCGGCGACATCGCCACCTACGGAAACTTCGTGTTCGGCGTGCTTGCTTTGCTGCAGCTAACGCTGGGCATGTTCTTCGCCACTCTGTTTACGGCGGCGAACATCGCTCAGGAAAAGGACCGCCGAACGCTGATCCTGCTGCTGATGACGGACATGCGCAGTCGTGAACTGGCCTACGGAAAGTTGCTGGCCAGCTGGCTGATCGTTGGAGTTCTGGTAGCGGCGTCTGTCCCTGTGTTCTGTGCATTGCGACTACTGGGCGGTGTCACGTGGTCGCAGGTGTTTTGGGCAGAAGCCATTATTGTTTCGACGACTCTGGCGGCTGGAGCGTGGGGATGCTTTGTCGCTTTCTGGCGCGAAAAAACATTCCAAACGCTGGCGATCAGCGTGATTGGCGTCGTGTTATTCGTCGCCGTGGCAGAAGGCCTGGTTGTGCTGCTCGGTGCCGAATCCGCCATCGGAGCCTGGGCAGCCTATGCGTCACCGTATCGCGCTTTGTTCGCCGTACTGAATCCGCTGTCCGCGACGACGAATGGGATCGCCAGGGTTTCCGCGGTTGAATCAGTGTGCGTGCTGCTGGCATTGGCCGCTGGGCTAAGCCTGTACACGGTCGCGCGGTTGCGCGTCTGGAATCCTTCGCAAAGTCTGCGTCAGAGTGCTATGGAACAGCCCGCGCTGGATCAATCCGCGACTGTTGCCGAAGGAACCACGGCGGCAGCAGCTTCTACGCCGTCCGTTGAAGCTGTTCCGCAACGAAAAACTCACCGAGCCGTTTGGGACAACCCCGTCACGTGGAAAGAGATCGTCACACGTGGATACGGTCGGAAAGTCGTTGTTATCAAACTGGCCTACGTTCTTCTGGCAGGTCTGATCGGCTACGGCATTCTGTCGTCCAGCGTAGATCGAGACGCACTCGTGTTGGGAATGGTGTCTCCTGGTGCCGCCGCGTTTCTGGCAATTGGCGTAATCAGTCTGCTGTTGATTAATGCTCAGGCCGTCACATCGATTTCCACGGAACGCGACAGCAACACGCTGGACATTCTGCTCGCGACCGACATCAGCGCCAAAGAATTTATGACGGGAAAAATCCTGGGCGCACTTTGGAACGCTCGCGAAATGATCATTGTGCCCATCGCTTTAATCGTGTGGATGCTGGTGACCGGACGATCATCATTGTTAAGCGTTGAGAATCTGATTTACATCGTCGTTGCCTACAGCGTGCTATCGCTGTTCTCAGTGATGCTGGGTCTGCACGCCGGGTTGACGTATGAAAATTCCCGATCAGCGATCGGCAACAGCCTGGGCACGATGTTCTTTCTGTTCGTGGGCATTTTCATCTTCATGCTGCTGCTTGTGGAAGCTCGGTCGTCGTTCGCCATTCAGATGCAGAGCTTCATAGTGTTCATCGGCTTAGGCAGCATTGGTCTGTACAGCTCGCTCACTCACAAGAATCCGTCTAGTGCTCTGACGATTGCGGCCATGATGCTGCCGTTCCTGACGTTCTACGCGATCACCGATTTCCTGCTGGGCGGCACACTAGGCGTCTGCTTCTGGATCTGCGTCGCCTACGGCTTCGCCGCCATCGCCATGCTCATCCCCTCCATCAGCGACTTCGACGTGGCACTCGGCCGAACCACCCACGACGCCGGGTAA
- a CDS encoding ABC transporter permease, with product MDFNPTPFDLAQGFTGWLQLVGALVAVGVLLGLVGAFLSGGSRGGDLFSNGFVSFFKELFTISPRRIFALAGLTLKEAMRRKALIVFVVFALLLMFGGWFLADSNKRVDLQRTVHVTFMLTTISWLILPVVMFLSCWGIPEDIRVRSLHTVVTKPVRRVEIVLGRMLGFSFMSTIVLLLMAVVGYIWIQRQYPTVVTEDGKKQDPLACRVPQYGTLYFLDRSGVPQEKGINVGDPWLYRSFVEGNSRARAVWLFSGVTPDRVGESLRLESRFEAFRTVKGSEESIEQGLEAQYTLVNNLREEAFSSFGVGASFSEVAEALRAGQFQNAADFLDSVADRMVTSEADFPPIDCQRVALSCANQVVPTFRRAMSEDFSDVLGAFEVLGQKAALVTPGDSGSYEEMSRACAALADVIRDRAADLQEAMPAIEVPLEPFRVSEYHEGDDEISYPRTMTYAADYEATARYVTKVVAEWNEQGKLLDGDQLSPSLADDLAEAENISLVNAELLTDVLQAELDAGTLEVTDGKLAVADGSRWLQFFDKIVREEKLISRDPAGWVLEVDLFEDIATDGNLRVEVACLNGQMYLGMARPDLFIRLRDEPFAVGYGKAILNIGLMLALVVVLGVTASCVVKGPVSFFFTLTVFVIGQFFHALMLKIITGEAEGGGLVESAVLIFQHRNPNVGLDASEAGQNLIQNVDSGFIAMLRGASKIIPDFSVFSDASKYIENGFDVPWSSSVLPSIATFVGFLIPCVIIGAACLKFRELEAK from the coding sequence ATGGATTTCAATCCCACTCCTTTTGACCTCGCTCAAGGATTCACCGGCTGGCTGCAGCTTGTGGGTGCCCTTGTGGCGGTCGGTGTCCTGCTCGGCCTTGTCGGCGCGTTTCTGTCCGGCGGCAGCCGCGGCGGCGACCTGTTTTCGAATGGGTTTGTCAGCTTCTTTAAAGAGCTGTTCACAATCTCACCACGACGAATTTTCGCGCTGGCCGGTCTGACTTTGAAGGAGGCAATGCGACGCAAGGCACTGATTGTGTTCGTCGTGTTTGCACTGCTGTTGATGTTCGGCGGTTGGTTCTTGGCCGATTCGAACAAGCGAGTCGATCTGCAGCGGACGGTGCATGTGACGTTTATGCTGACCACCATTTCGTGGCTTATCCTGCCCGTAGTGATGTTCTTAAGCTGCTGGGGAATCCCGGAAGACATTCGCGTGCGGTCGCTGCACACCGTGGTGACGAAGCCTGTGCGACGAGTTGAAATCGTGCTGGGGCGGATGCTCGGGTTTTCGTTCATGTCCACAATTGTGCTGCTGCTGATGGCGGTGGTGGGTTACATCTGGATTCAGCGTCAATATCCAACGGTCGTCACCGAAGATGGTAAGAAACAAGATCCGCTGGCGTGTCGAGTGCCACAGTATGGCACGCTGTACTTTCTGGACCGGTCCGGTGTTCCTCAGGAAAAAGGTATCAACGTTGGCGATCCATGGTTGTACCGATCATTCGTCGAAGGCAATTCGCGGGCTCGTGCCGTGTGGTTGTTTTCCGGGGTCACACCAGATCGCGTCGGGGAAAGCCTGCGGTTGGAATCGCGATTTGAAGCGTTCCGAACGGTTAAGGGCAGCGAAGAAAGTATCGAGCAGGGCCTGGAAGCTCAGTACACGCTGGTCAACAATCTGCGTGAAGAAGCGTTCTCCTCGTTTGGCGTGGGGGCCAGCTTTTCAGAAGTTGCAGAAGCTCTGCGTGCCGGGCAGTTTCAGAACGCGGCCGACTTTCTGGATTCTGTCGCCGACCGAATGGTGACGTCTGAGGCCGACTTTCCGCCAATTGACTGCCAACGAGTTGCGCTCTCCTGCGCTAATCAAGTTGTGCCCACCTTCCGGCGTGCGATGAGCGAAGACTTTTCTGACGTCTTGGGGGCGTTCGAAGTCCTGGGGCAGAAGGCGGCTCTAGTGACGCCGGGAGATTCCGGATCCTACGAAGAAATGTCTCGCGCCTGTGCGGCGTTAGCAGATGTTATCCGTGATCGAGCGGCTGATTTGCAGGAAGCCATGCCGGCCATTGAAGTGCCGTTAGAACCATTTCGTGTTTCGGAATACCACGAAGGTGATGACGAAATCAGCTACCCTCGCACTATGACCTACGCCGCCGACTACGAAGCCACGGCGCGCTACGTGACCAAAGTTGTGGCCGAATGGAATGAACAGGGCAAGCTGCTGGATGGTGACCAACTTTCACCTTCGCTGGCCGACGATCTTGCTGAGGCTGAAAACATTTCGCTGGTCAACGCCGAACTGCTGACGGACGTGCTGCAGGCCGAACTGGATGCCGGCACGCTGGAGGTGACGGATGGCAAGTTGGCCGTGGCAGACGGTTCGCGGTGGCTGCAGTTTTTCGACAAGATTGTCCGCGAAGAAAAGCTGATTTCGCGAGACCCGGCGGGTTGGGTTCTGGAAGTGGACCTGTTCGAAGACATCGCAACAGATGGCAACCTGCGAGTGGAAGTGGCGTGCCTGAACGGTCAGATGTATCTGGGGATGGCTCGCCCTGACCTGTTTATCCGTCTGCGTGATGAACCATTCGCGGTCGGCTACGGCAAGGCCATTCTGAACATTGGACTGATGCTGGCACTTGTGGTGGTTCTGGGAGTCACAGCCAGTTGCGTCGTGAAGGGGCCGGTCTCGTTCTTCTTCACACTAACCGTGTTTGTCATCGGTCAGTTCTTCCACGCGTTGATGCTGAAAATTATTACGGGTGAAGCAGAAGGTGGCGGGCTTGTCGAATCGGCGGTATTGATCTTTCAGCATCGCAACCCTAACGTAGGACTGGACGCCAGCGAGGCGGGGCAAAATCTGATTCAGAACGTGGACAGTGGCTTTATCGCGATGCTGCGAGGAGCCAGCAAAATCATTCCTGACTTCAGTGTCTTCAGCGATGCCTCGAAGTATATCGAAAACGGATTTGACGTCCCTTGGAGTAGTTCTGTGCTGCCGTCGATCGCGACGTTTGTCGGCTTTCTTATTCCGTGTGTGATCATTGGTGCGGCCTGCCTGAAATTCAGGGAGTTGGAAGCGAAATGA
- a CDS encoding ABC transporter ATP-binding protein, which translates to MQSQENVIEIRNLSKVYRDFWGRKKVQAVKSLSLDVKRGEVFGLLGPNGSGKTTTIKMLLGLLFPTSGDITILGKKASDVEKNERIGYLPEESYLYRFLNADETLDFYGRLFKLSGEERAKRADELIKMVGLDQARRRQLKEYSKGMTRRIGLAQALINNPDLVLLDEPTSGLDPIGTREMKDLILRLKDEGKTVVLCSHQLADVQDVSDRIAVLFQGELKVLGEVDQLLELREKTEIRTGNLSDEAIEEVRQVLAKHGMTETSIQKPRADLEELFLRTVRESGERPGRRFTAEEMAATQPAASDGAETTTADSSGETGDAK; encoded by the coding sequence ATGCAAAGTCAGGAAAATGTGATCGAAATCCGAAACCTGTCCAAGGTTTATCGCGATTTCTGGGGGCGGAAAAAGGTCCAGGCCGTCAAAAGCCTCAGCCTTGACGTCAAGCGTGGCGAGGTGTTCGGTTTGCTTGGCCCGAACGGTTCGGGAAAGACAACGACCATCAAAATGCTGCTGGGGCTGCTGTTTCCGACTTCCGGCGACATCACGATTCTGGGTAAGAAGGCGTCCGACGTCGAAAAGAATGAGCGGATCGGCTATCTGCCGGAAGAATCGTACCTGTACCGATTTTTGAATGCCGACGAAACGCTCGATTTCTACGGGCGACTGTTCAAGCTGTCTGGCGAAGAACGAGCCAAACGGGCGGACGAACTAATCAAAATGGTAGGGCTCGACCAAGCTCGCCGTCGTCAGCTGAAAGAATATTCCAAGGGGATGACCCGCCGAATCGGATTGGCTCAGGCGCTGATCAACAACCCGGACCTTGTGCTACTGGACGAACCGACCAGTGGTCTGGACCCGATCGGTACTCGCGAAATGAAGGACCTGATTCTGCGGCTGAAAGACGAAGGCAAGACCGTCGTTTTGTGCAGCCATCAACTGGCCGACGTGCAGGACGTCAGCGACCGGATTGCCGTGTTGTTCCAGGGTGAGCTGAAAGTCCTGGGCGAAGTTGATCAGCTTCTGGAACTGCGTGAGAAGACAGAAATTCGGACCGGCAATCTTAGTGACGAAGCGATCGAAGAAGTTCGCCAGGTGCTGGCCAAGCACGGCATGACGGAGACTTCGATTCAGAAACCGCGAGCGGACCTCGAAGAGCTCTTCCTGCGGACGGTGCGGGAAAGTGGCGAACGGCCCGGACGACGATTCACGGCGGAAGAAATGGCGGCCACTCAACCGGCAGCGTCTGACGGAGCGGAGACGACGACGGCAGATTCTTCAGGCGAAACTGGCGACGCGAAATAG